A genomic region of Desulfobulbaceae bacterium DB1 contains the following coding sequences:
- a CDS encoding rubrerythrin family protein — MKSLKGTQTEKNILTAFCGESQARNRYTYFAAKAKKEGYVQISAIFEETADQEKEHAKRLFKLLEGGEVQMSASFPAGVIGTTLENLEEAAGGENYEHTQMYPGFAKVAREEGFNDIADIFKAIAVAEKQHEKRYRALAANIQNDRVFKREEATTWRCRNCGYLHQGKQSPEECPACAHKQAHFELLGENW; from the coding sequence ATGAAATCATTGAAAGGAACACAGACCGAAAAAAACATTCTCACCGCCTTTTGCGGGGAATCCCAGGCCCGGAACCGCTATACCTATTTTGCCGCCAAGGCGAAAAAAGAGGGATACGTGCAGATATCGGCCATTTTCGAGGAAACGGCCGACCAGGAAAAAGAGCACGCCAAACGGCTTTTCAAGCTGCTGGAGGGCGGCGAGGTGCAGATGAGCGCATCATTTCCCGCGGGCGTCATCGGCACCACCCTGGAGAATCTGGAAGAGGCGGCGGGTGGGGAAAATTATGAACACACCCAGATGTATCCCGGTTTTGCCAAGGTGGCTCGTGAGGAAGGTTTCAATGATATCGCCGATATCTTCAAGGCCATTGCCGTGGCGGAAAAACAGCATGAAAAGAGATATCGGGCATTGGCGGCAAATATCCAGAACGACCGCGTCTTCAAGCGGGAAGAAGCGACCACATGGCGCTGCAGGAACTGCGGCTATCTCCATCAGGGAAAACAATCGCCGGAAGAGTGCCCGGC
- a CDS encoding catalase, with translation MAKKAKQMTTTGGNPIADNQNSLSAGSRGPLLMQDYQLIEKLAHQNRERIPERVVHAKGSGAHGTFRVTHDISKYTKAKLFSKVGKKTPVFLRFSTVAGERGAADAERDVRGFAMKFYTEDGNWDLVGNNTPVFFVRDPLKFPDFIHTQKRHPKSNLRSATAMWDFWSLSPESLHQVTILFSDRGLPKSYRHINGYGSHTYSLINAANERFWVKFHFKTQQGIQCLANKEAEAIVGKCRESHQRDLFESIEKGDFPKWNVQVQIMPEKEAETYHLNPFDVTKVWPHKDYPVMDVGVLELNRNPENYFAEVEQASFSPSNIVPGISWSPDKMLQGRIFSYADAHRYRVGTHYEMLPINKPLCAVNTYHMDGSMRFDAPAATDAFYEPNSFGGPAQDTAFAEPPLLISGDADRYDHRVGNDDYSQPGDLFRLMSDDQKNQLFNNLAEAMDGVPAEIVKRQLNHFHQADPAYAAGVAKALGLKWKAK, from the coding sequence ATGGCAAAAAAAGCTAAACAAATGACGACAACCGGCGGAAATCCGATCGCGGACAACCAGAACTCCCTTTCAGCCGGATCCCGTGGGCCGCTGTTGATGCAGGATTATCAGCTGATTGAAAAACTCGCCCATCAGAACCGGGAGCGTATTCCGGAACGGGTGGTTCACGCCAAGGGGTCGGGCGCCCATGGCACATTCCGTGTCACCCACGACATCAGCAAGTATACCAAGGCGAAACTTTTTTCAAAGGTCGGCAAGAAGACCCCGGTTTTTCTCCGGTTTTCCACGGTTGCCGGGGAGCGCGGAGCTGCCGACGCGGAGCGGGATGTCCGCGGGTTTGCCATGAAGTTTTATACCGAAGACGGCAATTGGGATCTGGTCGGCAATAACACGCCGGTCTTTTTTGTCCGTGACCCGCTCAAATTCCCTGATTTCATCCACACCCAGAAACGGCATCCGAAATCAAATCTGCGCAGTGCCACCGCCATGTGGGATTTCTGGTCGCTTTCTCCGGAAAGCCTCCATCAGGTGACGATTCTTTTTTCCGATCGCGGCCTGCCGAAAAGCTATCGCCACATCAACGGCTACGGTTCCCATACCTATAGCTTGATCAATGCCGCGAACGAGCGCTTCTGGGTCAAGTTTCATTTCAAGACCCAGCAGGGCATTCAGTGTCTGGCCAACAAGGAAGCGGAGGCAATCGTCGGCAAGTGCCGCGAAAGCCATCAGCGCGATCTCTTTGAATCCATTGAAAAAGGGGATTTTCCCAAATGGAATGTTCAGGTGCAGATCATGCCGGAAAAAGAGGCGGAGACGTACCACTTGAACCCCTTTGACGTCACCAAGGTCTGGCCGCACAAGGATTACCCCGTTATGGACGTGGGCGTGCTTGAACTCAACCGAAATCCGGAAAATTATTTTGCCGAGGTGGAGCAGGCATCTTTCAGCCCCTCCAACATCGTGCCCGGCATCAGCTGGTCACCGGACAAGATGCTGCAGGGCCGGATTTTTTCCTATGCCGATGCCCATCGTTACCGGGTCGGCACCCATTATGAGATGCTGCCGATCAATAAGCCGCTCTGCGCGGTCAATACCTATCACATGGACGGTTCCATGCGTTTTGATGCACCGGCTGCAACAGATGCCTTTTACGAGCCGAACAGCTTCGGCGGACCTGCTCAGGATACGGCATTCGCCGAGCCGCCCTTGCTGATTTCAGGAGATGCCGACCGCTATGATCACCGGGTGGGCAACGATGATTACAGCCAGCCGGGGGATCTCTTCCGCCTGATGAGCGATGACCAGAAAAATCAGCTTTTCAATAATCTTGCCGAAGCGATGGATGGCGTGCCGGCCGAGATTGTCAAACGTCAATTGAATCACTTTCATCAGGCTGATCCCGCCTATGCGGCAGGGGTGGCCAAGGCGCTCGGCCTGAAGTGGAAGGCAAAGTAA
- a CDS encoding IS200/IS605 family transposase, producing the protein MNDIQSLSHTRWDCKYHVVWIPKCRRKVLYGQLRKNLGEVFHELARQKESKVVEGHLLPDHVHMLISIPPKYSVAQVVGYIKGKSAIHIARIYLGQRKNFNGMHFWARGYFVSTVGADEEVVRNYIKKQEKEDQRIEQLSLFKQG; encoded by the coding sequence ATGAACGACATACAATCTTTAAGTCACACGAGGTGGGATTGCAAGTACCATGTGGTATGGATACCGAAATGCCGGCGGAAAGTACTTTATGGGCAACTACGGAAGAATCTGGGGGAGGTTTTTCATGAACTTGCTCGTCAGAAGGAGAGCAAGGTGGTGGAAGGGCATTTGCTCCCAGATCATGTCCACATGCTGATATCGATACCACCGAAATATTCGGTAGCACAAGTAGTTGGATACATAAAGGGGAAAAGTGCAATTCACATCGCTCGGATTTACCTTGGACAGCGGAAGAATTTCAACGGAATGCATTTCTGGGCACGAGGATATTTTGTGTCAACAGTAGGCGCCGATGAAGAGGTCGTCCGGAACTATATCAAAAAGCAAGAAAAGGAAGACCAGCGTATCGAGCAATTATCGTTATTTAAGCAAGGTTGA
- a CDS encoding transcriptional repressor, with product MQKKEMYAKLTQFEEAFKKAGLKLTQQRLEIFRELAAAVDHPCAEILHKRLLERLPTLSLDTVYRTLATFEKYSLVKRVQTSESQARFELNVEEKKHHHLICKKCGHITDFVWNSFDEAAPPAEIDQWGKVESRNATLYGVCDTCCRKAE from the coding sequence ATGCAAAAAAAAGAAATGTACGCAAAGCTGACTCAGTTTGAAGAGGCCTTTAAAAAAGCGGGGCTCAAACTCACCCAGCAGCGCTTGGAAATTTTCAGAGAGCTTGCCGCGGCGGTTGATCACCCGTGCGCGGAAATTCTTCACAAAAGGCTGCTTGAACGATTACCGACCCTTTCCCTGGATACGGTTTACCGGACCCTGGCGACATTTGAAAAGTATTCCCTGGTGAAGCGGGTGCAAACCTCGGAAAGCCAGGCCCGTTTTGAACTGAATGTGGAAGAAAAAAAGCATCATCATCTCATCTGCAAAAAATGCGGCCACATAACGGATTTTGTGTGGAATTCTTTCGATGAAGCGGCACCCCCGGCCGAAATTGATCAATGGGGCAAGGTTGAAAGTCGCAATGCGACCCTGTATGGGGTCTGTGACACATGTTGCCGTAAAGCGGAGTGA
- a CDS encoding pyridine nucleotide-disulfide oxidoreductase, giving the protein MVTLANLNSFVRKGIEVTVIQPSEYHYYSGMGPGMLGTAYSADEIRFATRKVVEKQGGAFVPAKASAIDPEKQLVRLEDSDRTLPYDVLSCNAGSFVPTAIVSETNHPDIFTVKPIESLLRAQQRILELSRAKSIDIAVVGGGPSSVEIGGNVWRLCRESGLNPPRIRIYAGKKLLSRVHEKIGRMARESLRKRGIDVLENSYVERIEPDRIILKNGETHPANIIFTAVGVKPSPIFAASGLPTGPDGGLRVNQYLQCVSHANIFGGGDCIYFEKEPLDKVGVYAVRENPILYQNLMASLEGRSLQPFDPGGSYLLIYNLGDGTGIFCKWSIIFGGPLAFRIKDSIDRRFMAKFQAMER; this is encoded by the coding sequence ATGGTCACCCTTGCCAATCTCAATTCCTTTGTCCGCAAAGGCATTGAGGTGACCGTCATTCAACCCTCGGAATATCACTATTACTCCGGCATGGGGCCGGGCATGCTGGGCACAGCCTACAGCGCCGATGAAATCCGCTTTGCCACCCGCAAAGTGGTGGAAAAGCAGGGAGGCGCCTTTGTGCCGGCCAAGGCGTCGGCTATTGATCCGGAAAAACAGCTTGTCCGGCTGGAGGATTCGGATCGCACCCTGCCCTACGACGTCCTTTCCTGTAACGCCGGCTCCTTTGTTCCCACGGCCATCGTCTCGGAAACAAACCATCCGGACATCTTCACGGTAAAGCCCATTGAAAGCCTGCTCCGCGCCCAGCAGCGCATCCTGGAACTGAGCCGAGCCAAATCCATTGATATCGCCGTGGTCGGCGGCGGCCCTTCATCCGTTGAAATCGGCGGCAATGTCTGGCGGCTCTGCCGCGAATCCGGGCTCAATCCTCCCCGCATCCGGATCTATGCCGGCAAAAAGCTGCTTTCCCGTGTTCATGAAAAAATCGGCCGAATGGCCCGCGAATCGCTGCGCAAACGCGGCATCGATGTTCTGGAAAACAGCTATGTCGAGCGCATCGAGCCGGATCGAATCATCCTGAAAAACGGTGAAACGCATCCGGCAAATATCATTTTCACGGCGGTCGGGGTCAAACCATCTCCCATATTTGCCGCATCAGGGCTGCCCACCGGGCCTGACGGCGGTCTCCGGGTCAACCAATATCTTCAGTGCGTCAGCCATGCCAACATTTTCGGCGGCGGCGACTGCATCTATTTTGAAAAAGAACCGCTGGACAAAGTCGGCGTTTATGCCGTGCGGGAAAATCCCATCCTCTATCAGAACCTGATGGCGAGCCTGGAGGGAAGAAGTCTGCAACCCTTTGATCCCGGCGGCAGCTACCTGCTCATTTATAATCTCGGCGACGGCACCGGTATTTTCTGCAAATGGTCGATTATTTTCGGTGGTCCCCTCGCTTTCCGCATCAAGGACTCCATCGACCGCAGGTTCATGGCCAAATTTCAGGCCATGGAACGATAA